In the Drosophila teissieri strain GT53w chromosome 3R, Prin_Dtei_1.1, whole genome shotgun sequence genome, ctacttttaggcagTCGCCGCACATGCAATCCCCTCCACGAATCCCCACCATGCCACCGCCTCCGATGCAGCCCTCGTTCATGGCCACATCAGCATGGGCTTGAGCCTCAGCTTTGGCCATAGCTTTTGCTATAGCTTCACCATCGGCAGCGGCTTCAAAGTCGCGTTCAACGTCAAGTGGCCCACTCGGCATGCCACTTGAAGCGTAATGAAAGCATTTTTGCCACTAACACATGTGAAGAGGCTGTTGGCCAGAGAGGGAAAGGGCTACATTGAGTGAATGAGGCAGAAATGCACATTTAGAGAAGGAGAGGTAGAGAGAGCGACAGACACTAGCACTTGCTTAGCATTAGTGTGTGCGACATCAGATTGACACTTGTCAGAATCATTTCTGTCTACACCACAGCAAATTGTGGCCCAAAGGAGGCGAAAAAAAGGACACAAAATTAGCCAAAGGAGCCAAATAAGAGAGAGAATTACCCGGCCATTCCTTTTTCGTGCTGGCCCAACTCGGCCAACTCGATTACAGCAAGTTCGAGATCTGTAATTCCATTAAGATTTCTGTCTCATTGCACAGCGGTGTCAAGTTCATTTGTTTCCACAGACTCGGCAGGTTGTGTGCCACCTGGCTGCCCAAGAACAATAAAACACATTAACACCTATTAGAGCGTTGTGTGTGGGGGTGAAAGACGAGGGGGGAGTGAAAGGATGGCTCCTGGCCATTGTGCAAATGGGAGCATAAATAAAAGCGACTGTCTGCCAAGTTATGAATAATaatgacaacaacaatgaaagCGACGCAGAGAGAACAGGAAAGCCAGGCTAAACTGATTTAACTACGCACATATGTGGTCATAAGAATAGGTTACAAAAAGTTTCTATGCTCAGATTTTGAGACAATATATCATGACATTATTTTTCTTGAGTTCGCATGGTTTTGATTGCTGTAATTTACTTACATAGCACAGCAACCTATTATCTTGACCTGCACTGTACATGTACACGAGTGTGTGGAATGGTAATTAAGGATTTGGTCTTTGCCAAGGCAGTCCAGTTAAAACGGCCCGCCGCTTTGGGCCATTTTTATGGTCATTGTGCAATGGAATGGAAGGACTAAAGAGGAAAAAATAGAATCGTGCCGAGACAAAACCACACCTGGCTTTGTACCCAAGTCTGAGTCGGGGAAATGGCCACCAGGACATGGCCACAGATAAGGCCAAGTACAGTATGTGTGTtggaatgtgtgtgtgtttgtgtgcttacAAATCTCTGCGCTAATTAAAAGTCATTAGAGTGTGGTATAATTGCATCTAAATGAAATGGCCGGGGAAAAGCCGATTTCCCTCACCGTTTAACCCTCAGCTAAATCCGTGGGAACCTTCAGTTGATTCAAGGCGATAGTACAACCTTATCTGATGGCGTTCCTTTTCTCCTTCCTCTTTCAGGTAAGCAACCAGTGAGACATGAAAGtgaattgccaaaaaaaaaaaagaaagaggtGTAAGTAAAAAACTGTCGGACTGTAGCAATTTGAATGCAATGCCGGCTAATGAACACGGACGTAAAGTTCAAAAAGGACATTTTGTTGGCACATGAATATTTTACGAGCCAGTTTCATTAGCACTTAAGCCGCTCGAGCTGTGACCTGTGTCTCCGCGCTGCGGttgccataaaatattaatctGTTCGAGCCGCATTacagatgcaaatgcaaagcgaatgaataaataatagtCGAGTGTGCGAATTATTAGAGGCAATTCGGCGCACTAAGTGTTTGCCCGAAAGTTGCCACGCCACGAGTAAGCTCGATCGAATCCGCTGTTcagttctgttctgttctgttcagtTCGCTTCTTCATAAATTTCTGCCTCATGAAATATGCAAGTGCCAAGCTGGCATGAAAATGGCGGAGCTTCCGCTGCAGCCGCTCATCCTGTCCCGCCCAGAGTCCTGCcttatcctattatctctgGCCAAGTTCTTTTTCAAAAATCTCCTTTCAGCAGGAGCCCTCTGTACTGTCCTCTCTGTTCACTGTCGTCCTTCTGctgttttgtttaaattgtcAGTTTGCACGCAAAACGGCGTACTTCCGGCCAGCGTTCATTTCGCTGACTTGGCCTGCAAATTACAGCCAAGTTTCGTAGCCGGCATTTCCACGCATTTCCCTTTGGCCATTTGGGCTCGCTGAAAATATCTGAATTGAATtcatggcaaatattttgctgcaattttttaataaactttccTTGTTGGCCCGCTGATTTGATGGTGTTGGATGATTGCAACGCTTGTTTATTTTAGAGTTTCTCCGCGCCCTTTTCCTACGATGGAATTTTATTGACTGCATTTTGATCACTACAGCTTCATATTAGTTTTTATGAAAGATGCATATTGAAACGCGTTGATTTTATGAGTGTGTTATGATTGGACGATAACTTTTGGTTGCATAAAAAGTGGTGTAATTGCTTTTACTTGTTGACTTTCACTTACTAAAACaagcatttatttttcaaagtcaaCTGTTTCAATGAcggtataaatataatttctattGATAGGGATGTAATAAAAGGTAATTTAactttacatttaaaaaacttcCGGTTGttacaaagatacaaataaaattaagcatacgccaCGTGTCTTCCGATTTATGATACACATTTGGCCACATTTCTTCTGCCACCGGGACACGCAATGGACCCCCACAacactttattatttactgCCATAATCATTTTAATGGCAAAAAGCCAAGCAACGGTTATAACGAACACAGCACGATAAtcatatttattaacattttaacTTAATCAGCTTGGCGTCTTTTGATGTACACGCAATGGAGAGGAAAAGATGACTTCGGGAAGTCGTCCGCATCAGTCAGGTGTGTTGTCAGGAGCCCAAgtagcaaaacaaacattttaattcaaaattttattCAGCTTCCACTCAGTTAAGTGCAATATTTTCACCCAAACATGTGTTGgcaattttccttttcccttctCAACCGCCACCATCTTGTTTGTCATGCTGTCTTGACATTAGCTTTGTCTGGGGTTTTCTTTGAAATTTACAGATAAGAAAGTTGTTGTCAAACGTTATGAGGATTTTTCAGggaacgaaaacgaaaactggaacgagaacgagaatgGAATGGAGCTTTCTGCGAAGGCATCCATCATTTTGTGGCCCCCGtaaactgcagctgctgctgtgaGTGAGACAAACACTAAACgtataaaacattttcatttaattgaaacaaatgCGTGCTGCGTATCAATTGAAGCAAATGTGTTGCTTTTTCGGATACTACAACTCGAGagcaataaaaactaaaactgcCAGCCAAATGGGTTGAACtagtgtgtgagtgggtgggtgtgtgagtgggtggtgggggggaTTATTCACGACATCATTTACCAAATGAGCAACAGAGATGGCAATCATTTCAGGTGGCGACACGTCGATGgggccacaaaaaaataataaaaagcggaatacaaataacaaaaagcgAGCGGGGAGAGGGGAGCAGGGAGCGAGCGTATAAAAAGCGTTCCATATTCCAACCCCAGGTTTTGGGTGCCAAGTGATATTAAAATCCATGTAAATTACACACAATCATCATCGTGCTTACGTCTGCATGTGTGCAGAACTAGCGTGCCATAAACTGACACCAAACACGAGCATTCCGCCAGACCTTTTATGGTCTGACCACAACGCCAGCGTTTGACACACTCGTTACGATAGATACGtagatattatatatatatatataacatatcaTACTGCAGATAATGCCAGCGACGTGCTCTCCGAAGTACAAGTGTACCGGCCACATGGATACTACACACTGTAATCACAGATAAGAGGATGCCGTAATAGAGCATAAAGTAAAGCCAAATGGCATACATGCGATTagaccacacacacacaccattaTAACCATCATAGATATAATAGCTCGGCCACATCCTGTGAGACTCGTACTATTGCTGATATCGcctgaaaaataaatacttttaatggGAAATtgcctttaattaaaaaacattggTACTTTTCGCCATTCActgtcatttatttatgctttcTGTTCAGCTTTGATAACCACCGGAAAAGGGCTGGTTGTACTGGGGCTTGCTATTAAGATTATTATTGCTGCTACCCGCTTGGGTGTACCAAATGCTCTGAGGTTTCTGAGCCGAAATAATGCCAGACTCACCGGCAGGACCTCGTGCACCTCGAGGACCTGGCGGTCCTGCAGGTCCCCGCTGGCCTGGTGGACCTGGCGGGCCAGGAGGACCGGGCACTGGAATGGGAATGTAGGCGGTGGGTGGTTGAGGCTCCTCCTTTTCGGCAACGGCGGCCTCACCGGCCAGATTCGTTGGCAGCAGATTCAGACCGGGCCAATTGAAGCCCGACTGGCCCTGAACATTGAAGCCCAATTGGACTCGAGGCACCACGACGTAGGAAAGACCACTTCCTTGGTTGGAGCTAATGGCATTCTTGTTGGAGATTAGCTGAGGGCCGTAGGCCACGGGATAGGCGGCCACTTGTGGCACCACATACTTCAGATTCTGATCGTTAACCATGGGAATGGCATTCGAGTAGAGGTAATCGGGCACTTTGCGACTGTCCTTGTCCAGTTCGGTGTCAGGTACTTCCTCCCTGATTTGTGGTTCATGGAAGGTGGGCTCCTGGTCATCGGATCTGGCCATGGATTCGCCTGGGGAATAGATGAGAATTTGAGGACCAATTGGTTCCTCGACGTCTATATCCAAATTACTGCGGCCCGAACCAACAACGCGTCGCAGGTTGGGAATGCGAGCGTGACTGCCAAAAACCAGGCTTAAGATTACTGAAAATATAGGAATAAGTATACGGTTTTTTAGTCTAGCAGAAGTTGGAAAAGTTCTTCTTTTCTTACCCAATATTTGCACTTTGCGAATCATTTTGTGGAACTGTTGACTCTTCGATTTGCGCTGGCCACTTTTATACCCAAGTCTTTGACTAAGATAAAATCTCAAGAAAGGTTCTTGGTAATGGGCAAGTTCAGTCAACTTGTCGGCATCTCGTTGCTAATCAATTTTAACTGCCCATCTTAACTGGGTCAGCGTGCTAAACTGGTTCGCCTAATCGGGGGATCTTCGCCATTGAGTCATTGGGTGCGGTTTCGCACAGCGAACTCTAAAAGAAGGGCAGAACCCTTGTGTTGATATATTACTCATTATAAGAACAGATTAAGTTACTTCTGCCTATCAACTTTTGGACATCAGTAAGTTGACCAGCTTTtcttttatgaaatatattacatagaGAAAAGAACTTGCAAAAGACACAATACTGGAACTTGTAACCAATAGTTGTGGAATTCACGATAATTATCCAACCCTTGATGCATTCCCactcgtttttgtttgttttccgttTCCTACTTTAAAAAACATTCATTTTCATCAGTCAGATGTGGGTTGCCCAGATACAGAGACCTGCTTTGAAATCCAAATAATGGAATGCAATAAAACAAGAGTGCAGAAGAGCGTACGAGTAATAGGTGTatttatatactcgtacatatatgtatatctgtcGCGAAATGGAATGTCGCCCGAGAACGAAATTGAAAGTTCAgcttgaaacatttttggaataGAAACCAGGCAGgggtttaattgaattaaatcaaaaacaacTGCCATGCCGACCCCTTCGACGTTGCTACACATGTATCTGCTTAGCTGGCTTAGCTGGCCGCGCAGATCGGATTGAATTGAAGCACCCGCATCCGCATTTGGGGTCGCATGGAACAGCTGAATTTGGATTTCAGATTTTAGATCCACGGATAGTTGGATCGAATGGTCAAAGCAGTAGAGCCAGTTGCGCCGTGGCGAGCGCTTCGTTGGCGGCTCCCGAGCGAAAGGATCGCCACTCGGGAGTCCCGGGAAATCGGTTTCGCGTAATCCGTACACTATGGCGGTACTCTGGTGGTTGCTATcgttgctggtggtgctgatcTTACCGCCCAGCTACCACCTGGCCACGCCCTCCTCCGGAAGCGGCCAGTTGCGTCGTCTTTGGCTGCAGGATCATTGCAGTGCGGGTATTTGCACGAATGTGGTGATTGGTCGCAGTGACTATGTGATCCTATCACAGGCGCCCATCGCAGGCACCACCATGCTCACCTTTCTGAACTCGACCATTGCCAAGATACCGCATTTGCTGTTCGACACCTTTCCGGATCTGCAGGTTCTGCGCATGGAGAACTGTTCGCTGGAGACGTTCGAGAAGCCGCAGTTCGAAGGTGCCAGCAATCTGATGAGCTTGTTCCTGGGACACAATCGCCTGAAGGATATACCTAAGAATATATTCTTGGGCGCCGACAATCTGGCTACATTGCATCTGCAGGGAAATCAGTTGAAGCAGCTGGGGAATCATAGTTTCCATGCACTGAAAGAAGTTAAGGAACTTTCGCTGGCGGAAAATCAATTGGAGCAAATCTCTCTTGGAGTCTTCAGCGGCATGAGGAAATTGATGGATCTGAATCTGGCTGGCAATCGATTGGATGCCCTGCCAAGAGGCGTCTTCGATCGGAATTTAAACCTAACCAAACTGAATCTGGCCAGAAACCGGTTTACCGCCTTCGAATCGGAACTGTTGAAGCTGCAGCCGGCTTTCACCCAGTTGGATATTTCTGGAAATATCTTCCAGGAGCTAACACTCAACTTTACCTCGCTGGATGTGGCTATAGCTCATAGTTGCGATTTGAGGAGGTTGACCTTTTACGGGGTGATCCATGAACTAGATTTGCACAACAACTCGCTGAGGGAAATGCCACACATTCCACTGGCCGCCAATGTCACAAGTTTGGATTTGTCGCACAACCCGTTGGGAAATCTGCAGGGTAATCCGTTGCGTAGATTCACATCGCTGTTGCGGTTGAATCTTTCTGCCACCGGTGCCCACGAGCTGCCAGAGGGATTGTTCAAGAAACAGAGCCATCTGCAAATGCTGGATATATCAGCAAATTCCATCTACTCGTTGAAGATCACAATCTTCGACAGTTTGAAGGCACTGCAGTATTTCTACTTTGAGCGGAACAACTGGAACTGCGATTTCCTGCAACTGCTGATGAGTTCGTTTGTGAAACGCAAGGACATTTCCTTCATGGAGGACATAACAGCACCCGAGTTGGTGGACGATTATGTGGATGGCATTGCCTGTTGGTATGAGAGCGACAAGCAGTCCAAGAAGTGTGACTCTGGGGGATCGGATGCAGCCATGGAACTTTCGGTGGTGCGAAATGAGATCAAGACCTTCACCGAGTTGGTAGAGAAGAAGTTCGTTAGGGTCTATCGCATGTTGGAGGAGCTGAAGATGAAGCTATGACCGGCATTGGATTGAAGTCTTTTCTATATTACTCAAATCATATTTAATCCCCATATTTAGCCAacaatataatcaaatatcaAGCTATGTTAATCGTATTTTAGGTTATTTGACACACAAAAGCAACATATGGATATTTTAGGACATATTACTAGAACCAATAAAGCACATTTTGGAACTCTAGGGAAAACAAAGTGTttgacaaattatttatacttaTTGGTATTGAGGCAATGTATTTGCTGAACTATGCAACTTTAACTACAAAAGCGTTAAAACacagaatttaattaactttagtCTCCTCGAAAGACTATTCAAATTTATTCCCATCTAACAATTGTTTTATCTAACTATCTCTTCGTAATCATATTTCATAATCAGTTCGCCTAAAATATTTTCTGCTgcacatatttaaaattcttttgtgCATAAACGTGAAAACAGTTTATCAGGCGATAAATCCCAGGCTTCATGGGGAGCTCAAAATTcgcattaaaaaaaatcgcTAACGCTCAATttaatgccataaatattttatgcaaaacaCGAGCGAgccagaaaaaatatttatggcataaacacaattttttctttttataaaatgaaacttATCAGCGTAATCGCGCACAACGGAGGCAGACGCACTTAAAAACCGacaaaacttaattaaatgcagGCGCACAGAAATATCCACAAATAAACACACGCGAATGGAGTTTTTTATGCGGTCTGGCAACGTCAACGAAACATTGcaatgataaaaataaatacatttcgtaaatgttttttcttttcgaaCGATTTTttagtgtgtgcgtgtgggactgtggcaaataaacaaaaacagttgCACGTGGaaatatcattaaaatatgGCTTACACTTGATTGGGCTTGAAAATGTAAAGCGAAGTTTTTATCCAATGCAAAAGATAAGGAATTTCAAGTGTCGTTCGAACTTTTGGCTAAGAATGCCCACCCAATAGTGCTGGGTTTATAATGATTTATAATGATTTATAACCCTAACGTTATCGAACCTATTCCGTTTCGTGACCGGAAGAGCAAAATTCCAATAAgcatcatttgcattttcaatgcTTTCCGCTTgccattttggttttgggccCATTCGCAGAGATAGCGTCTATGCAAAAATGCTGCCAAAGATGAAAGACGCCATAAAGTATGCGGCACATCTTAAAGCTAGCGCCATTAATACACACTCGCATCATCCTTTCTCCCTCTATTGTGCGCCACTTCCTCGCGCCCTCTCTGTCGCTCCTGCAGTCTTACTACGCTTGTAAgcaacttccgtttccgttatCCGAGGCGCCATTTGTTCTGCCATTGTTGCCATTGGAGCTGCCGTTGCCTCCTTGCGTCTTGCCTCTGGATTCCTGTGCCGTAgctgtgcactgaaagaaatgtttataaatttctacAAAACATAATAACACATTTTACAGGTCTCTCCAAGTACGAAGCTCTTAATAAGaaggaattttttattttaaaaaccatttatgtaatttttctctgtgtagcAACGTTAACGCACTAGCTATGTGCAGCATATGCAGTAAACTCTTAATAGTCCTCCACTTCGGTTCGCCTGACTTTGTCCTGTCTTGGGCTCAAATGCTTTTCGGCCAAGTTTATGAAATTGTTGCTGGCAGCTTGTTGCtaatgctgttgctgttccgATGCCGCAACTcattaagaaaacaaaagcaaagtaCAAAAGTTGCTCGTTACCTAAGCGCCCCCACCATCGGCTTACCACTTTGTTGTAATTAAGTTGACTTTATTACCCAACAATGTTGTACAAATGCATTTAGCCGTAGTTTTTAGTACTCTCGAGGTTACCCGCCTTAACCTGTAACCTTCATCGAACTTTTGAGCCCgtaatattcattattttatggTGCAATTTCCTTATTACCTTTATTGGAAGGTGGCCAGCTGCCGAAGAAAAGTTTTCGGACAAACTTTGGTTAATGGGTCAAGGTTTCTGGCGGCTGTGGGGCAAATCAAATGGGTGGGCGATTTCCTACCGAATTTCCTGTCCATCATTCCTGTGTATCATTTTCCACTCTGCCATATATGTGTTCTTTTATCGCCCACCTCATTTACTTAATTTCCTGGCTATGCTCACGTACCTTCACTCAAATTCCCTTTACGTGCCACAAGTGAAATGCGTGCTTATTTGATTTGCGCAAGTGACTGgctcacaaaacaaaaaaaaaaaccaaaaaagagcAGATAAACATACGTGTGCTCTAGGGACTCGTTATATTTGCATGCTCCactcgaaatttaatttcgccaGCTTTATTTCGCACTGAGAGCGAGCAAATCATTCAATTGCTTATTTGCCATTAGCCATAAACAATGCACACGCTCCACTGCGATTATGTGCGCAATTAGGCGTTGAGGCtaatttttatcaaatttattttttcttttttttgctgtcCATTCGCGAAAaacacatataatatatttgctGGGAGATGGCCGGCAGCAGGCTCATAAATAAAGCTTAATGGCAAAAACAGTTGGTCAGCCTCCTGGCGGCAAgaagtgggtgtgggtggcatGCTGTTTGGGGGgtggcattaaattaaaaatgcggAGGAACGAAAGGAGGGAGCGAAAAAtatgttgcctacttttgtgGCCTGTGCATAATTGGACAGCATGAATAATATACGAGCAAgcggttgtgtgtgtgtctgtgagCATGTGTGCGTATGGGTAAGTTGCTAGTTTGGCAAACGAGGCGTATGCACAACATGCGTTTGCATAAATTCACGCTTAATTAGCTCCCGCTTCCTCacgcctctctctctctcactctctccctttctccctctctctctcaccAACACTCTCACTCATTCGGCCAACAAAACAGGCGGCCAAGCAAGTTGTAACGCTTCTAATTAGCGGTTGCCAAACGggcttaaatttaatttaatagaataTGTTCAAGCTGAAGCTTTAGCTGCTAAATCCGCTGGCGCAGCTGCAATCAATTTGTAGAAATCGGATTATCAAAATTGCCAGGGAACATAAgccctcttttttttggttaatcAATGCCAAAAAACAGGTATTTGCAAGCTGAGCTATGCTCCTTTTTGAAATGCAAGAACACCAAATATAATCTCTCCGAAATTCAATTACATTTGCCATCCATTGTTCGTACGTTGTTTGCGTTTTGCTACCATTATTAACTGTCTTTTTGGCGCAAttaagctgccacgcccccttctccCCACCACACCTGGTCGGCTGGGCGTACGTGTCTTTGGCGCAGTTACGTTTAATTTGCAACAGGAGGTGTGGGTGGCGAAGGGGGGTGGGGCTTTGCCAGGAGTTGCAGGAAAAGCGGCAGGAAGGCTGGCGCAACAGGAACAGAAGCGGAAAGTTGCCAAGTATTTGACTGCTAATGCACGCACGTTTTATCCTCGCCGGAGCACCGAGTGGTTtcctgtttgtgtgtgtgtctgtgtgtgtgtacaccCGTTGTGTTTTACAACTTTTAACCAAATTGTTTAACTAAGTAGTAAAAGCGCATAAAAGCACGTAAGACAAATGTACACACAAAACGGCGAAAAGAAACATAAATGCAGGAAGAAAGTAGTTAAAATGAGTTGATACAAAGAGGCAAAGTTTTCGCAATGaattataatttgtttgtaaaggcaaaaacatttgctctttaatttaaattaagtaaaatacTGGTTACAAGTTCTCATGTTTCACAAAGGACCACGCATCACTTTCGATTTCAAATcctttttcaattgaaaaatcaTGAGCGTGCTGCGAAGGAATATTCGATACTTTCGCTGAGAACAAAATTCCAATTGATTGATTCAAGCAAATAAACCCGGTAATTGAGCACTAAACAAGATACAAAAGGACGCCGAGAGAAATGACATGAATTCTGGAATCTCAACCAGCTATTTGAATCTCCATTTACCAGTGCATTTAGTTTCCCCCCGGTCGAACAAGTGCATTttgccatggccatggccagctTCAGAGGAGCATTTGTCAAGGCAAATTGAATTCAGCAGAAGAGGAAACGGAGCTAACATGACAAATCATTTGCTTATTATTCCCAGGTCGCTACAGCCGTCTAAAGAGGATAATGTTATGCATCTGACAAGGAACGGATAGCCCAGGGAAAACAGAGGAAAAATCAGGAAAAGGCAGAGAGATTAGATAATGGTTCGGTCCGGTCCGGTTCGATTCGGTTTGGATTTCAGATTTAGCAGCAACTTTGCTTAAAGCCACGTAACATGATATTGGCAGTTGACCAAGAGGTGGCTTTTTTAGGTGGCACTGCGGTGCTGCCGGCCGCTGGAATCTCAGTTGCCAGTACATGCATTCCACTTCAGTGGACAATGtgccacctccaccaccatctccatttccagcTCCACTTCTACCACCAcacccacccatccatccGTCCATTGCATTGAGCGTTACTCGCATGGAATGCGCAGCTGCACAATTTATAGGATATCTGTAGGAGGCCAACTTAACTGGGTGTCAAGGGGTGTAAAAGGGGTCCAGCCCGATAACAAGCTTACTCTGTCTACAGCCCACCACCCGCCCGCCACTCTCCTCTTCTGTTCTCCTTCGATTGCGTATAAAATCttataaattgcaaattgaatttaacgATAAACATCGTTGGGGGCAGCCAGAGgcagcagaacagcagaacagcagaGAGCTGCAAACGGCATTGGGCATATTGGAAGGACTCGGTaccggaatcggaatcggttCATTGTTGGCTCACTTACCCCACTTGTTCGAGTGCTGGGATGGACATGCAATTGATCCTGATTCGGATTGTCTTGTGCCGCTTGTGCAGATACACAAACCACTTAGGATAATGCAGGATTGGCCATCGACTTGATTTCGTTTGTTATTAACCCTTCATTGTGGCAACAATCTACCATACATATCCATTAGGCAATACCttatttctattaattttGACATAATATAAACTTATCTAAAATAACCAGTAACTCCTTTTAAACACCTAACTTATTCATGGTCTTTACACCTCTTCTCTTTTCAGGTAAGCTAAATCTCGATCGAAAGAATCAAAGTAAAGAGTCAAGTAAGAAACGGACaactatatattttccatTCAATCATCATCTGTCTGCCAGACTTCATCATCTGAGCCCGTGTCTAGACTCTCTTAACTCATTTGCCACTCAAAGTGTGGTGCGTGGATTCCCCAGCCACGCATTATGTGTTCAACTTTTACAGCTCCCACATGAAACTTCCTCTGTTTTGCTTTCTCTGCCGCCCAGTCTGTCGCTTCCACTTTGCAATTATGTAGCAGGAAACACAGCTCACAGCCCAAACCCCACAAAACTTGCTTCATAATTTATAAGTGAGtcgaaaaaatacaagaacaCAACACAAAGGTCCAAAGAGCAGACAGCGTGGCGACGACAATGACGACGGCAAACGTTTTCCAACAGCTGGAAAAAAGGGGTAACAGCTACAAAACGAGGTATACTAGAGGGTATAACTAAAGTACGGACTTGGTGATACCTAAGGGCATACATttagcaaacaaaatgaatgaTTATATGTTCCAGCTATTTAACAGCCAACGT is a window encoding:
- the LOC122622033 gene encoding collagen alpha-1(VIII) chain codes for the protein MIRKVQILVILSLVFGSHARIPNLRRVVGSGRSNLDIDVEEPIGPQILIYSPGESMARSDDQEPTFHEPQIREEVPDTELDKDSRKVPDYLYSNAIPMVNDQNLKYVVPQVAAYPVAYGPQLISNKNAISSNQGSGLSYVVVPRVQLGFNVQGQSGFNWPGLNLLPTNLAGEAAVAEKEEPQPPTAYIPIPVPGPPGPPGPPGQRGPAGPPGPRGARGPAGESGIISAQKPQSIWYTQAGSSNNNLNSKPQYNQPFSGGYQS
- the LOC122622032 gene encoding carboxypeptidase N subunit 2; amino-acid sequence: MAVLWWLLSLLVVLILPPSYHLATPSSGSGQLRRLWLQDHCSAGICTNVVIGRSDYVILSQAPIAGTTMLTFLNSTIAKIPHLLFDTFPDLQVLRMENCSLETFEKPQFEGASNLMSLFLGHNRLKDIPKNIFLGADNLATLHLQGNQLKQLGNHSFHALKEVKELSLAENQLEQISLGVFSGMRKLMDLNLAGNRLDALPRGVFDRNLNLTKLNLARNRFTAFESELLKLQPAFTQLDISGNIFQELTLNFTSLDVAIAHSCDLRRLTFYGVIHELDLHNNSLREMPHIPLAANVTSLDLSHNPLGNLQGNPLRRFTSLLRLNLSATGAHELPEGLFKKQSHLQMLDISANSIYSLKITIFDSLKALQYFYFERNNWNCDFLQLLMSSFVKRKDISFMEDITAPELVDDYVDGIACWYESDKQSKKCDSGGSDAAMELSVVRNEIKTFTELVEKKFVRVYRMLEELKMKL